The Deinococcus sonorensis KR-87 genome includes a window with the following:
- a CDS encoding LacI family DNA-binding transcriptional regulator: MEANITLARVAREAGVSASTVSRILTGSANVSPEKREHVQRVLAKLNYRPNVLARGLASGRTMSVGVLTQDISSPFYGDMVRGIEQGLGGSGYQTVFMSGHWHAKAEMEAIESLLARRVDALAVLGGSVPDEQLRTVAQSVPLSLLGRTVAGLEGQCLRLDQLEGARAITHHLIEMGHRRIAHITGDMSHPDAQDRLAGYRAALDEAQLAFDPELVQQGDFLEASGYLAATRLFEGRSVFSAVFAANDQMAYGARLALHRRGLRVPDDVSLVGYDDLPGSTYTSPPLTTVRQPTFQMGQAAAQWILHQLAGQPYLLPPLTVQLVIRESTARRRST, encoded by the coding sequence ATGGAAGCGAATATCACCCTTGCCCGAGTGGCACGTGAGGCCGGCGTTTCGGCCAGCACGGTCTCGCGTATTCTGACAGGCTCTGCCAACGTCAGTCCCGAGAAACGTGAACATGTGCAACGCGTTCTGGCGAAGCTGAACTACCGACCGAACGTGCTTGCTCGCGGACTGGCCAGTGGCCGGACCATGAGCGTCGGCGTCCTGACACAGGACATTTCCAGCCCGTTCTATGGCGACATGGTGCGGGGCATTGAGCAGGGCCTGGGTGGCAGCGGCTACCAGACGGTGTTCATGAGCGGCCACTGGCACGCCAAAGCCGAGATGGAGGCCATCGAGAGCCTGCTGGCCCGGCGGGTGGACGCGCTGGCCGTCCTGGGCGGATCGGTGCCGGACGAGCAGCTGAGGACCGTGGCGCAGAGCGTTCCCCTGAGCCTGCTGGGCCGGACGGTCGCCGGACTGGAAGGGCAGTGCCTGCGACTGGACCAGCTGGAAGGTGCGCGCGCCATCACCCACCACCTGATCGAGATGGGCCACCGCCGGATCGCCCACATCACCGGCGATATGTCTCATCCGGACGCGCAGGACCGGCTGGCCGGCTACCGCGCCGCCCTCGACGAGGCGCAGCTCGCCTTCGATCCGGAGCTGGTGCAGCAGGGGGACTTTCTGGAGGCGTCCGGCTACCTGGCCGCCACCCGGCTGTTCGAGGGCCGCAGCGTGTTCAGCGCGGTGTTCGCCGCCAACGACCAGATGGCCTACGGCGCGCGGCTGGCCCTGCACCGCCGGGGCCTGCGGGTCCCCGACGACGTGTCCCTGGTGGGGTATGATGACCTTCCCGGTTCCACCTACACCTCTCCCCCGCTCACCACGGTTCGTCAGCCGACCTTTCAGATGGGTCAGGCCGCCGCCCAGTGGATCCTGCACCAGCTGGCCGGCCAGCCGTATCTGTTGCCGCCCCTGACCGTTCAGCTGGTGATCCGCGAGTCCACCGCCCGACGACGCAGTACCTGA
- the hspR gene encoding heat shock protein transcriptional repressor HspR, fused homodimer type produces MATDAKQRPVYVISVAAELVDMHPQTLRLYERKGLIRPGRSSGKTRLYSERDIDHLREIRRLTQELGVNLAGVEEVMRLQHQLDDLQEEFEAEIARIEDQIREKTRPMGLPAPDARLDPRDRPVYVISIAAELVDMHPQTLRLYERKGLIRPGRSSGKTRLYSERDIDHLREIRRFTQELGVNLAGVEEIMRLRYELEAAHSRMEGRIVSIQQDIQNRMTAWRELPAPDADASE; encoded by the coding sequence ATGGCCACTGATGCCAAACAACGTCCGGTGTATGTGATCAGCGTGGCAGCAGAACTGGTGGACATGCATCCACAGACGCTGCGCCTGTATGAGCGCAAAGGGCTGATCCGGCCGGGACGCAGCAGCGGCAAGACCCGGCTGTACAGCGAGCGCGACATTGATCACCTGCGCGAGATCCGGCGACTGACCCAGGAACTCGGGGTGAATCTGGCCGGGGTGGAGGAGGTGATGCGCCTCCAGCATCAGCTGGACGATCTGCAGGAAGAGTTCGAGGCCGAGATCGCCCGCATCGAGGACCAGATCCGCGAGAAGACCCGGCCGATGGGCCTGCCCGCCCCGGACGCCCGGCTGGACCCCCGCGACCGGCCAGTGTATGTGATCAGCATCGCCGCAGAACTGGTGGACATGCACCCGCAGACGCTGCGCCTGTACGAGCGCAAGGGGCTGATCCGGCCGGGACGCAGCAGCGGCAAGACCCGGCTGTACAGCGAGCGCGACATTGATCACCTGCGCGAGATCCGGCGCTTCACCCAGGAACTCGGGGTGAATCTGGCGGGCGTGGAGGAAATCATGCGCCTGCGCTACGAACTGGAGGCGGCGCATTCCAGGATGGAGGGCCGCATCGTCAGCATCCAGCAGGACATCCAGAACCGCATGACCGCGTGGCGCGAGCTCCCCGCGCCGGACGCGGACGCTTCGGAATAA
- a CDS encoding NUDIX domain-containing protein yields the protein MGAGVACVDRDGRVLLVRRRDNGSWDVPGGRVKPGECTQDAARRELQEETGLRVGELVLLGVVSGPDARFVYPDGNVVDWVTVLYGAAQVQGEARAADDAAEVGWVAPEAVPGSLSAATQQYLHLIRSRPPPAGPPEG from the coding sequence GTGGGGGCGGGTGTCGCCTGCGTTGACCGTGATGGCCGGGTGCTGCTGGTGCGCCGGCGGGACAATGGGTCGTGGGACGTGCCGGGTGGCCGGGTCAAGCCGGGCGAGTGCACTCAGGACGCAGCCCGCCGGGAACTGCAGGAGGAGACCGGCCTGCGGGTCGGGGAGTTGGTGCTGCTCGGGGTTGTGAGTGGTCCCGACGCCCGCTTCGTGTACCCGGACGGCAACGTGGTGGACTGGGTCACCGTGCTGTATGGAGCCGCCCAGGTTCAGGGTGAGGCGCGGGCTGCCGACGATGCAGCGGAGGTCGGCTGGGTTGCTCCGGAGGCGGTGCCGGGTTCTCTCAGCGCGGCTACACAGCAGTATCTCCACCTGATCCGGAGTCGGCCGCCCCCGGCAGGACCCCCTGAAGGGTGA
- a CDS encoding metallophosphoesterase, with amino-acid sequence MADLWVVGDVHGALVPLRTLLRRARLVDEQDRWTGGDARLVFLGDLTDRGPDGFAVLRLVQALERQAAQVGGEVYSLLGNHEVMLLAALHFGGRRAAGNDPYGLYDYWRQNGGRRRDLARIEPTDVTWLQARPAMLQLDHWLFVHADAPLYQRLGQSLEAVNQRMAALLHAQTPDIWGELLNAFAERSTFAGPDGRERARQQLERYGGRRIAHGHTPVFVLRADEPGASQHPHSYAGGLVLGLDSGMAYLRGSGFMVRLNERPGLLGSGILETVYLQG; translated from the coding sequence ATGGCTGACCTGTGGGTGGTGGGAGACGTGCACGGCGCGCTGGTGCCGCTCCGGACCCTGCTGCGGCGTGCACGGCTGGTGGACGAGCAGGACCGCTGGACCGGCGGCGACGCCCGACTGGTCTTCCTGGGCGACCTGACCGACCGGGGCCCCGACGGATTCGCGGTGCTGCGGTTGGTGCAGGCGCTGGAACGGCAGGCGGCCCAGGTGGGCGGCGAGGTGTACAGCCTGCTGGGTAATCACGAGGTGATGCTGCTGGCCGCGCTGCACTTTGGTGGACGCCGGGCGGCCGGCAACGACCCCTACGGCCTGTATGACTACTGGCGACAGAACGGTGGCCGTCGCCGCGACCTGGCCCGCATCGAGCCGACCGACGTGACGTGGCTGCAGGCGCGCCCGGCCATGCTGCAGCTGGACCACTGGCTGTTCGTGCACGCCGACGCCCCGCTCTATCAGCGGCTCGGCCAGAGTCTGGAGGCAGTGAACCAGCGGATGGCCGCCCTGCTGCATGCCCAGACGCCCGACATCTGGGGCGAGCTGCTGAATGCCTTTGCCGAGCGCTCGACCTTTGCGGGGCCGGACGGCCGCGAGCGGGCCCGGCAGCAGCTGGAACGCTACGGTGGCCGGCGCATCGCCCACGGACACACGCCAGTCTTCGTGCTGCGTGCGGACGAGCCGGGCGCCAGCCAGCATCCGCACAGCTACGCGGGCGGGCTGGTGCTGGGCCTGGACAGCGGCATGGCCTATCTGCGCGGCAGCGGCTTCATGGTGCGGCTGAACGAGCGTCCGGGACTGCTGGGCAGCGGGATTCTGGAGACGGTGTACCTGCAGGGCTAG
- a CDS encoding dipeptidase — protein sequence MTLNDHLDTAQADQELFELLRIPSVSADPTHQADMGRAAEFLRAKLDRLGFEARVDPTAGHPVVYAERLKAPGAPTVLIYGHYDVQPEAPLEMWTTPPFEPTVRNGRIYARGSTDDKGQAYAHVRGAELLLSQGELPVNLKFLLEGEEEVGSRNLEPYIREHQDELQADVIVISDGSRFAPDVPTVTYGLRGLSYVEVHVTGANRDLHSGSYGGAAPNPINALASIIARLKDEQGRVTVPGFYDGVEELTDQEREMWAQLPHNDAEFAASIGATALPGEAGYSTLERLWARPTLDVNGIWGGYQGEGSKTVIAGKAGAKISMRLVPGQDPERITELVKQYIPTLAPEGAQVEVVGLHGGQPVKVDLDSPYVQAAGAALERVYGKRPAYARTGGSIPIVAAFRSLLGAPVLLVDMGLNEDAPHSPNESFALSDYHNGILTSAYLLQEIGQLR from the coding sequence ATGACGCTGAATGACCATCTGGACACTGCCCAGGCCGACCAGGAACTGTTCGAGCTGCTGCGGATTCCGTCCGTGAGCGCCGACCCCACGCATCAGGCCGACATGGGCCGCGCCGCCGAGTTCCTGCGCGCCAAGCTGGACCGCCTGGGCTTCGAGGCGCGGGTGGACCCCACCGCCGGGCATCCGGTGGTGTACGCCGAGCGGCTGAAGGCCCCTGGCGCCCCCACCGTGCTGATCTACGGCCACTACGACGTGCAGCCGGAGGCGCCGCTGGAGATGTGGACCACCCCGCCCTTCGAGCCGACTGTGCGGAATGGGCGCATCTACGCGCGCGGCAGCACCGACGACAAGGGACAGGCGTACGCCCACGTGCGCGGCGCCGAGCTGCTGCTGAGCCAGGGTGAGCTGCCGGTCAACCTGAAGTTCCTGCTGGAAGGCGAGGAGGAAGTGGGCAGCCGGAATCTGGAGCCGTACATCCGAGAGCACCAGGACGAGCTGCAGGCCGACGTGATTGTGATCTCGGACGGCTCGCGCTTTGCGCCGGACGTGCCGACCGTCACCTACGGCCTGCGCGGGCTGAGCTACGTGGAGGTGCATGTGACCGGCGCCAACCGCGACCTGCACAGCGGCAGCTACGGCGGCGCGGCACCCAACCCGATCAATGCGCTTGCCAGCATCATCGCGCGGCTCAAAGACGAGCAGGGCCGCGTGACGGTGCCGGGCTTCTACGACGGGGTCGAGGAACTGACCGACCAGGAGCGCGAGATGTGGGCGCAGCTGCCGCACAATGACGCCGAGTTCGCCGCCAGCATCGGGGCGACCGCGCTGCCGGGCGAGGCCGGCTACAGCACGCTGGAGCGGCTGTGGGCGCGCCCGACCCTGGACGTAAACGGTATCTGGGGCGGCTACCAGGGCGAGGGCAGCAAGACCGTGATCGCCGGCAAGGCCGGGGCCAAGATCAGCATGCGGCTGGTGCCGGGCCAGGACCCGGAACGCATCACCGAGCTGGTCAAGCAGTACATTCCGACGCTGGCGCCAGAGGGCGCGCAGGTGGAGGTGGTGGGCCTGCACGGCGGCCAGCCGGTCAAGGTGGACCTGGACAGCCCGTACGTGCAGGCGGCCGGCGCGGCGCTGGAGCGCGTCTACGGCAAGCGGCCCGCCTATGCCCGCACCGGCGGCAGCATTCCGATCGTGGCGGCCTTCCGGTCCCTGCTGGGGGCGCCGGTGCTGCTGGTGGACATGGGCCTCAACGAGGACGCCCCGCACAGCCCCAACGAGAGCTTCGCGCTGTCGGACTATCACAACGGCATTCTGACCAGCGCCTATCTGCTGCAGGAGATCGGGCAGCTGAGGTGA
- the purN gene encoding phosphoribosylglycinamide formyltransferase, translating to MRLGFLSSHGGSGARAVVQAVRSGELDAEPVVLISNNSSSQALAFARQEGLQALHLSSAHHPDPAELDRAILSALQRAGVDVLVLSGYMKELGPATLAAYHGRLVNVHPSLLPRYGGRGMYGDRVHQAVLAAGDAESGATVHQVEAGIDEGPILLQQRVPVQPDDTLETLRARVMAVEGPLLVAALRQLGQQL from the coding sequence GTGAGGCTGGGCTTCCTGTCATCGCATGGGGGCAGCGGGGCGCGGGCGGTGGTGCAGGCGGTCCGCAGCGGCGAACTGGACGCCGAGCCGGTGGTGCTGATCAGCAACAACAGCAGCTCCCAGGCGTTGGCGTTCGCGCGGCAGGAGGGGCTGCAGGCGCTGCACCTCAGCTCGGCCCATCATCCGGACCCCGCCGAACTGGACCGGGCGATCCTGTCGGCCCTGCAGCGTGCCGGCGTGGACGTGCTGGTGCTCAGCGGCTACATGAAGGAGCTGGGTCCGGCCACCCTGGCCGCCTATCACGGCCGGCTGGTCAACGTGCATCCCAGCCTGCTGCCGCGGTACGGCGGGCGCGGCATGTACGGCGACCGGGTGCATCAGGCGGTACTGGCTGCTGGAGACGCCGAGAGTGGGGCCACGGTGCATCAGGTGGAAGCGGGCATTGACGAGGGCCCCATCCTGCTGCAACAGCGGGTGCCGGTGCAGCCGGACGACACGCTTGAGACGCTGCGGGCGCGCGTGATGGCGGTGGAGGGGCCGCTGCTGGTGGCGGCGCTGCGGCAGCTGGGCCAGCAGCTCTAG
- a CDS encoding aldo/keto reductase: MDYIRLGQSGLKVSRIALGCMTYGDPQWRDWVLDEEHSRPFFQRALEAGINFFDTADVYSLGVSEEITGRALRDFARRDQVIIASKVHSPMGDGPNDRGLSRKHIMDAVQASLKRLGTDYIDLYQIHRFDPQTPVLETMTALHDLVRLGMVRYIGASSMYAYQFAKMQHTADLHGLTRFISMQNHYNLVYREEEREMLPLCREDGVGVIPWSPLARGFLAGNRRQDGGQTTRGKSDGFSQSMYRTESDYAVQQRVADVAGRLGVTPAQVATAWLLAQPGVSAPIIGASKMSHLDDAVAALEVQLSPEDLQSLQEPYKPHPVLGF; encoded by the coding sequence ATGGACTACATCCGATTGGGACAGAGCGGCCTGAAGGTCTCGCGCATCGCACTGGGGTGTATGACCTACGGCGACCCGCAGTGGCGCGACTGGGTGCTGGACGAGGAGCACAGCCGGCCGTTCTTTCAGCGGGCGCTGGAGGCCGGCATCAATTTCTTCGATACCGCCGACGTGTACAGCCTGGGCGTCAGCGAGGAGATCACCGGCCGCGCCCTGCGTGACTTTGCCCGGCGCGATCAGGTAATCATCGCCAGCAAGGTCCACAGCCCCATGGGTGACGGACCCAACGACCGGGGCCTGAGCCGCAAGCACATCATGGACGCGGTGCAGGCCAGCCTGAAGCGCCTGGGCACCGACTACATCGACCTGTATCAGATTCACCGCTTTGACCCGCAGACGCCGGTGCTGGAGACCATGACCGCGCTGCACGATCTGGTGCGGCTGGGCATGGTGCGCTACATCGGGGCCAGCAGCATGTACGCCTACCAGTTCGCGAAGATGCAGCACACGGCCGACCTGCACGGCCTGACCCGCTTTATCAGCATGCAGAACCATTACAACCTGGTGTACCGAGAAGAGGAGCGCGAGATGCTGCCGCTGTGCCGGGAGGACGGCGTGGGCGTGATTCCCTGGAGCCCGCTGGCCCGCGGCTTTCTGGCCGGCAATCGCCGACAGGACGGCGGCCAGACCACCCGTGGCAAGAGTGACGGCTTCAGCCAGAGCATGTACCGCACCGAGAGCGATTATGCGGTGCAGCAGCGGGTGGCCGACGTGGCCGGGCGGCTGGGCGTGACACCGGCCCAGGTGGCCACCGCGTGGCTGCTGGCCCAGCCGGGCGTGAGCGCCCCGATCATCGGGGCCAGCAAGATGTCCCACCTGGACGATGCGGTGGCCGCGCTGGAAGTGCAGCTCTCCCCGGAGGACCTGCAGAGCCTGCAGGAGCCGTACAAGCCGCATCCGGTCCTGGGGTTCTGA
- a CDS encoding YcjF family protein, whose product MLPLLKQVLDNFNFDVDPAQSPEQNAEEVIRSAALLSGAVAVEPLPFADLLLITPVQIKMVLHVGKIYGFDITPERGREIVQELGATVAYGMMARQVMRGLAKLALPVIGGLITAPAVYGWTYALGRVAQNYFERKREGQPISRTIQAQVVQDARKKTRNILPSADDFSQLARELRRRAEQKEGKDGPGSHLN is encoded by the coding sequence ATGTTGCCCCTTCTGAAGCAGGTGCTCGACAACTTCAACTTCGACGTTGACCCGGCTCAGAGCCCGGAGCAGAACGCAGAAGAGGTGATCCGCAGCGCCGCCCTGCTGTCCGGAGCCGTGGCGGTGGAGCCGCTGCCCTTCGCAGACCTGCTGCTGATCACGCCGGTCCAGATCAAGATGGTGCTGCATGTCGGCAAGATCTACGGCTTTGACATCACACCCGAGCGGGGCCGCGAGATCGTGCAGGAACTGGGCGCCACCGTCGCCTACGGCATGATGGCCCGTCAGGTGATGCGTGGGCTGGCCAAGCTGGCCCTGCCGGTGATCGGCGGCCTCATCACAGCCCCTGCCGTGTACGGCTGGACGTATGCGCTGGGCCGGGTGGCCCAGAATTATTTCGAGCGCAAGCGCGAAGGACAGCCGATCAGCCGCACAATCCAGGCGCAGGTGGTTCAGGACGCCCGCAAAAAGACCCGCAACATCCTGCCGAGCGCCGACGACTTCAGCCAGCTGGCCCGCGAACTGCGCCGCCGCGCTGAGCAGAAGGAAGGCAAGGACGGGCCGGGCAGTCACCTGAACTGA
- a CDS encoding glycine--tRNA ligase codes for MSASSMEELVSLCKRRGFIFQGSEIYGGLQGFYDYGPLGVELKNNIKAAWWRSNVYERDDMEGLDASIIMHRQVLRHSGHEATFSDPMVDNKKTNKRYRLDHLVKDQKDAVQAQVAEQMGESTDNFPALVAALVRQPARASAALIAAGVRDPFSGEVGDWTEPKPFNMMFKTTIGPTADEDSYGYLRPETAQGIFTNFKNVVDSTSRRLPFGIAQIGKAFRNEITPRNFIFRVRELEQMEIEFFCVPGTDEEWHEHWLERRLSWWEAQGVPRSRIQILDVPKEDLAHYSKRTYDLMYDYPTLGHEEIEGIANRTDYDLGSHTKAQAELGLVASVEENLDSIAKLTIPHPETNKPVVPFVIEPSAGVDRALLAVLSEAFTKETLENGSERIVLKLKPHLAPIKVAVIPLARNREEITSVARAIKADLQRLGLGRVLYEDSGNIGKAYRRHDEVGTPYCVTVDFDTIGQSAEGSDGGLKDTVTVRDRDTLAQERVKISELADWIRSRLA; via the coding sequence ATGTCGGCAAGCTCAATGGAAGAACTCGTCAGTCTGTGCAAGCGCAGGGGCTTTATTTTTCAGGGCTCCGAGATCTACGGGGGCCTGCAGGGCTTCTACGACTACGGCCCGCTGGGCGTGGAGCTGAAAAACAACATCAAGGCCGCGTGGTGGCGCAGCAACGTCTACGAGCGCGACGACATGGAGGGCCTGGACGCCAGCATCATCATGCACCGGCAGGTGCTGCGGCACAGCGGCCACGAGGCGACCTTCTCTGACCCGATGGTCGATAACAAGAAGACCAACAAGCGCTACCGGCTGGATCATCTGGTCAAGGACCAGAAGGACGCCGTGCAGGCGCAGGTGGCTGAGCAGATGGGCGAGAGTACGGACAACTTCCCAGCCCTGGTCGCGGCCCTGGTGCGGCAGCCGGCGCGGGCCAGCGCGGCGCTGATTGCGGCAGGGGTGCGCGACCCCTTCTCCGGCGAGGTGGGTGACTGGACTGAGCCCAAGCCGTTCAACATGATGTTCAAGACGACCATCGGCCCGACCGCCGACGAGGACAGCTACGGCTACCTGCGCCCCGAGACTGCTCAGGGCATCTTCACCAACTTCAAGAACGTGGTGGACAGCACTTCGCGGCGGCTGCCGTTCGGCATTGCTCAGATCGGCAAGGCCTTCCGCAACGAGATCACCCCGCGCAACTTCATCTTCCGGGTCCGTGAGCTGGAGCAGATGGAGATCGAGTTCTTCTGCGTACCCGGCACCGATGAGGAGTGGCACGAGCACTGGCTGGAGCGCCGGCTCAGCTGGTGGGAGGCGCAGGGAGTGCCGCGCAGCCGCATCCAGATTCTGGACGTGCCGAAGGAAGATCTGGCGCACTATAGCAAGCGCACCTACGACCTGATGTACGACTATCCCACGCTGGGCCACGAGGAGATCGAGGGCATCGCCAACCGCACCGACTATGACCTCGGCTCGCACACCAAGGCGCAGGCCGAACTGGGGCTGGTGGCCAGCGTGGAGGAAAACCTCGACAGCATCGCCAAGCTGACCATTCCGCACCCCGAGACCAACAAGCCGGTCGTGCCGTTCGTGATTGAGCCGTCGGCGGGCGTGGACCGGGCCCTGCTGGCGGTGCTGAGCGAGGCGTTCACCAAGGAGACGCTGGAGAACGGCAGCGAGCGCATCGTGCTGAAGCTGAAGCCGCATCTCGCCCCGATCAAGGTGGCGGTCATTCCGCTGGCCCGCAACCGCGAGGAGATCACGTCGGTGGCGCGCGCCATCAAGGCGGATCTGCAGCGGCTGGGCCTGGGTCGGGTGCTGTACGAGGACAGCGGCAACATCGGCAAGGCCTACCGCCGCCACGACGAGGTGGGCACGCCCTACTGCGTTACGGTGGACTTCGACACCATCGGTCAGAGTGCCGAGGGCTCGGACGGCGGCCTGAAGGACACCGTCACGGTGCGCGACCGTGACACGCTGGCCCAGGAGCGCGTGAAGATCAGCGAGCTGGCGGACTGGATTCGCAGCCGGCTGGCGTAA
- a CDS encoding phytoene desaturase family protein, which translates to MTALRGRSAVVVGSGPNGLAAAIRLAQAGWRVEVHEAAGRVGGALGSAPLTLPGFVHDVGSAIHPLAAASPYLRTLPLHAYGLEWVQPPVALAHPLPGGAALLHRSLEQTADGLGVDGQAYLRLMRPLVQAWPDLLDDSLRPLLRIPRHPFTLARFGLRGVPPASLLARTLFRTPQARALLGGLAAHSGLPLGTPLSSSFGLMLAVAGHAVGWPFPRGGAQQLAEAMAGLLRHLGGEIRLNTPVSSLRELPRADAVLLDTSLPTFLRLASDRVPQAYAAQLRRVRPGPGAYKLDYALSGPLPWADARVGQAGTVHLGGTLPELELAERAPHHGQAPARPFVLLAQHTLFDSSRAPDTQHTVWAYMHVPNGYRGDASAQLEAQIERAAPGFRDRVLARRVTTPQQLQQANANLTGGDVGGGANDLWQLLARPVLSPVPYRTPLPGVYLCSASTPPGGGVHGMGGYWAAHAALQDAARR; encoded by the coding sequence ATGACCGCTTTACGGGGACGCTCGGCCGTGGTGGTGGGATCCGGGCCGAACGGGCTGGCGGCAGCGATCCGGCTGGCCCAGGCCGGCTGGCGGGTGGAGGTGCATGAGGCGGCGGGCCGGGTGGGCGGCGCCCTGGGCAGCGCCCCGCTGACGCTGCCGGGCTTTGTCCACGATGTGGGCTCGGCCATCCATCCGCTGGCGGCCGCCAGTCCCTACCTGCGCACCCTGCCGCTCCACGCCTACGGGCTGGAGTGGGTGCAGCCGCCGGTGGCGCTGGCCCACCCGCTGCCGGGCGGGGCCGCGCTGCTGCATCGCTCGCTGGAACAGACGGCCGACGGGCTGGGCGTAGACGGTCAAGCCTACCTGCGGCTGATGCGCCCGCTGGTGCAGGCGTGGCCCGACCTGCTGGACGACAGTCTGCGCCCGCTGCTGCGGATACCACGGCATCCGTTCACACTGGCCCGCTTTGGCCTGCGCGGTGTGCCACCGGCCTCGCTGCTGGCGCGGACGCTGTTCCGCACGCCTCAGGCCCGGGCGCTGCTGGGCGGACTCGCGGCCCACTCCGGCCTGCCGCTCGGCACTCCGCTCAGCAGTTCATTCGGGCTGATGCTGGCGGTGGCCGGGCATGCGGTCGGCTGGCCGTTTCCGCGGGGTGGGGCGCAGCAACTGGCTGAGGCGATGGCGGGCCTGCTGCGCCATCTGGGCGGTGAAATAAGGCTGAACACGCCGGTGTCCAGTCTGCGGGAGTTGCCGCGTGCAGACGCGGTGCTGCTGGATACGTCGTTGCCCACCTTTCTGCGGCTGGCAAGCGACCGCGTGCCCCAGGCGTATGCGGCGCAGCTTCGGCGCGTGCGGCCCGGCCCCGGTGCCTACAAGCTGGATTACGCGCTGTCCGGCCCCCTGCCCTGGGCCGACGCGCGGGTCGGGCAGGCCGGCACGGTGCACCTGGGCGGCACCCTGCCGGAACTGGAGCTGGCCGAGCGCGCACCCCATCACGGGCAGGCGCCGGCCCGGCCGTTTGTGCTGCTGGCCCAGCACACGCTCTTCGACTCCAGCCGGGCGCCGGACACCCAGCACACGGTCTGGGCCTACATGCACGTTCCGAATGGGTACCGGGGCGACGCGTCGGCACAGCTGGAAGCGCAGATCGAGCGCGCGGCCCCGGGCTTCCGGGACCGGGTCCTCGCCCGGCGCGTCACCACCCCTCAGCAGCTGCAGCAGGCGAATGCCAACCTGACCGGGGGCGACGTGGGCGGGGGAGCCAACGACCTGTGGCAGCTGCTGGCCCGCCCGGTGCTGAGCCCGGTGCCGTACCGCACGCCGTTGCCGGGGGTGTACCTGTGCAGCGCCAGCACCCCGCCCGGAGGCGGCGTTCACGGCATGGGCGGGTACTGGGCCGCCCACGCCGCCCTGCAGGACGCGGCCCGGCGCTGA
- a CDS encoding MFS transporter — protein sequence MPEPLSAALPDHLPEQQRGWDRNARLGIWNGWLVQLGDGFLSVTVVLAGFAARLGAPNLVIGLLPAIAQGGWMLPQMLVAARVRSMPYKLPIYRSAAFVRAGSYVSMVLVAALLSHTPLLCLTLFTLAMVVNALASGVSGLPFLEVCSKVVPAHRRAAFFSIRNLGGGLLAFGAGLLVRQILASELPFPLNYALVFALATAAYTVGYGVFGRVQEPADPVLPASDFRQELRSVPLTIRADPYFRAFLLVRLTLAFASMADPFYAVYALRELHVPGSQLGVFLMALAGAAPLSNVLWRRVADLKGSRRIIRYSSVCSLLAPLLALLIGHLGPGATGAYLLVFVAGSVAAQGFNLGHTNHLLNIAPPEARSRYIGTLNTLVGLALFAPVLGGLIADQLGYRTVFVACAVLFALAWWQCGQLRRDA from the coding sequence GTGCCTGAACCGTTGTCTGCCGCCCTGCCCGACCACCTCCCGGAGCAACAGCGCGGCTGGGACCGCAACGCCCGGCTGGGCATCTGGAACGGCTGGCTGGTGCAGCTCGGCGACGGCTTTTTGAGCGTGACGGTGGTGCTGGCCGGCTTCGCGGCGCGGCTGGGCGCACCCAATCTGGTGATCGGACTGCTGCCGGCCATCGCGCAGGGCGGCTGGATGCTGCCGCAGATGCTGGTGGCCGCCCGGGTGCGCTCGATGCCGTACAAGCTCCCGATCTACCGCTCGGCGGCGTTCGTGCGGGCCGGCAGCTACGTCAGCATGGTGCTGGTCGCCGCGCTGCTGTCGCACACGCCGCTGCTGTGCCTGACGCTGTTCACCCTGGCGATGGTGGTCAATGCGCTGGCGTCCGGGGTGTCGGGGCTGCCGTTTCTGGAGGTGTGCAGCAAGGTGGTGCCGGCGCACCGCCGGGCCGCCTTCTTCAGCATCCGCAACCTGGGCGGCGGCCTGCTGGCTTTCGGGGCGGGACTGCTGGTCCGCCAGATTCTGGCGTCGGAGCTTCCGTTCCCGCTGAACTACGCGCTGGTGTTCGCGCTGGCCACCGCCGCCTACACCGTGGGCTACGGGGTGTTCGGGCGGGTGCAGGAACCGGCCGACCCGGTGCTGCCCGCCTCCGACTTCCGGCAGGAACTGCGGAGCGTGCCGCTGACCATCCGCGCCGACCCGTACTTCCGGGCCTTCCTGCTGGTGCGGCTGACGTTGGCCTTCGCCAGCATGGCTGACCCCTTCTACGCGGTGTACGCGCTGCGCGAACTGCACGTGCCGGGCAGCCAGCTCGGTGTATTCCTGATGGCGCTGGCTGGGGCCGCGCCGCTGTCCAACGTACTGTGGCGGCGGGTGGCGGACCTGAAGGGGTCGCGCCGCATCATCCGCTACTCGTCGGTCTGCTCTCTGCTGGCCCCATTGCTGGCGCTGCTGATCGGGCACCTGGGGCCGGGGGCCACCGGCGCCTACCTGCTGGTGTTCGTGGCGGGCAGCGTGGCGGCGCAGGGCTTCAACCTGGGACACACCAACCACCTGCTGAACATCGCGCCGCCCGAGGCCCGCAGCCGCTACATCGGCACGCTCAACACGCTGGTGGGGCTGGCGCTGTTCGCACCGGTGCTGGGCGGCCTGATCGCGGACCAGCTCGGCTACCGCACCGTGTTCGTGGCCTGCGCCGTGCTGTTCGCGCTGGCGTGGTGGCAGTGCGGCCAGCTGCGCCGCGACGCCTGA